Proteins encoded in a region of the Streptomyces sp. NBC_00513 genome:
- a CDS encoding SDR family NAD(P)-dependent oxidoreductase: MSSASSTPPWNVRRLPGAAGRVVLVTGGNAGIGYFVAEQLSATGADVLLGSRNPTRAEAATASIRARVPGARVRAVRLDLADLASLEAAVGSLGVERLDAVVHNAGVALDDPPREETGDGHELMFGTNHLGHFALTKWLMPLLSAAPAARVVSTGSFAAKSERLDLDDLQSRRDHRPKRTYGRSKLAQMHFGLELDRRLRAAGSTVASVVVHPGGALDSLTPSRPPIHVRTTAARLGAAPAALLLQGKHAGAWPAVRAVLDPAVRGGQLWGPRHFGLRGEPRREPLWDHLADTTVAARLWDASRDLTGVDPGALPG, encoded by the coding sequence GTGTCGTCCGCATCCTCCACCCCGCCCTGGAACGTCCGACGGCTGCCCGGCGCCGCCGGCCGCGTCGTCCTGGTGACCGGCGGCAACGCCGGCATCGGGTACTTCGTCGCGGAGCAGTTGTCTGCGACCGGAGCCGACGTCCTGCTCGGCAGCCGCAATCCCACCCGGGCCGAGGCCGCGACGGCCTCGATCCGCGCCCGGGTCCCCGGTGCGCGGGTGCGGGCCGTACGACTGGACCTCGCCGACCTCGCGTCGCTCGAAGCGGCGGTGGGATCCCTGGGAGTGGAACGCCTCGACGCGGTGGTCCACAACGCCGGGGTCGCCCTGGACGACCCGCCGCGCGAGGAGACCGGCGACGGTCACGAGCTGATGTTCGGCACGAACCACCTCGGGCACTTCGCCCTGACCAAGTGGCTCATGCCGCTGCTGTCGGCCGCCCCTGCGGCCCGCGTCGTCAGCACGGGCAGTTTCGCGGCGAAGTCCGAGCGGCTCGACCTGGACGACCTCCAGTCCCGGAGGGACCACCGGCCCAAGCGGACCTACGGGCGCTCCAAGCTGGCACAGATGCACTTCGGCCTCGAACTCGACCGCCGCCTGCGCGCCGCCGGCAGCACGGTGGCGAGCGTGGTCGTCCATCCCGGGGGCGCGCTGGACTCCCTCACCCCGTCACGGCCGCCGATCCACGTGCGCACCACGGCCGCACGGCTGGGCGCGGCGCCCGCGGCCCTCCTCCTCCAGGGCAAGCACGCCGGCGCGTGGCCGGCGGTCCGGGCGGTGCTCGACCCGGCCGTACGCGGAGGGCAGCTCTGGGGGCCGCGCCACTTCGGCCTGCGCGGCGAGCCCCGACGCGAACCGCTGTGGGACCACCTCGCCGACACCACCGTCGCGGCACGGTTGTGGGACGCGAGCCGCGACCTCACGGGCGTCGACCCCGGCGCCCTCCCCGGATAG
- a CDS encoding DUF397 domain-containing protein, translating into MDTIQDLTGARWRKSSYSGDTGGDCVECTPLGGDWRKSSYSADTGGECVEIAARPHLVAVRDSKDPDGPVFTVAPEAFAEFVRSV; encoded by the coding sequence ATGGACACCATCCAGGACCTGACGGGCGCGCGGTGGCGTAAGTCCTCGTACAGCGGAGACACCGGCGGCGACTGCGTCGAATGCACCCCGCTGGGCGGCGATTGGCGCAAGTCCAGCTACAGCGCAGACACCGGCGGCGAGTGCGTCGAGATCGCCGCCCGTCCCCACCTGGTCGCCGTCCGGGACTCCAAGGACCCGGACGGCCCCGTCTTCACCGTCGCCCCCGAGGCCTTCGCGGAGTTCGTGCGCAGCGTCTGA
- a CDS encoding helix-turn-helix transcriptional regulator, which yields MVNIRDLDPSASALDYYGSELRRLREEAGLKQGQLGGILYCAGSLVGQIETARKVPTRGFSERLDAALDTGGLFSRLVGLVLRSQLPTWFQPYAEMEAKAAYISTFQAQLVYGLLQTPEYARAVLGVRTEGDLDAKVAARMERQRILDRENPPLMWVVLSEAALYQEIGGREVMRNQLTHLLGLRGREWVRVQILPFEVGAHAGVLGSFNLLRFEDDPDLVYTEDFIQGHMTANPQALREGSLRYDHLQAAALSVEDSAVRIARVMEERYGHHPGPDGRAVA from the coding sequence ATGGTCAACATCCGTGATCTCGATCCCAGCGCCTCGGCCCTGGACTACTACGGTTCCGAACTGCGCCGCCTGCGGGAGGAGGCAGGACTCAAGCAGGGACAGCTGGGGGGCATCCTCTACTGCGCGGGCTCGCTGGTCGGGCAGATCGAGACGGCGCGGAAGGTTCCGACGAGGGGTTTCTCGGAACGGCTGGACGCCGCGCTCGACACGGGCGGGTTGTTCTCGCGACTGGTGGGGCTGGTGCTGCGGAGCCAGCTCCCGACGTGGTTCCAGCCGTACGCGGAGATGGAGGCGAAGGCGGCGTACATCTCCACCTTCCAGGCGCAGTTGGTCTACGGGCTGTTGCAGACCCCCGAGTACGCGCGGGCGGTACTGGGGGTGCGTACGGAGGGGGATCTCGACGCGAAGGTGGCCGCCCGTATGGAGCGGCAGCGGATACTCGACCGCGAGAACCCGCCATTGATGTGGGTCGTACTGAGCGAGGCCGCGTTGTACCAGGAGATCGGTGGCCGGGAGGTCATGCGCAACCAACTGACGCACCTGTTGGGGCTGCGGGGGCGCGAGTGGGTGCGGGTGCAGATCCTGCCGTTCGAGGTGGGCGCCCATGCGGGGGTTCTGGGTTCGTTCAACCTGCTGCGGTTCGAGGATGACCCGGACCTCGTCTACACCGAGGACTTCATCCAGGGCCACATGACGGCCAATCCGCAGGCCCTCAGGGAAGGTTCGCTCCGTTACGATCACCTCCAGGCCGCCGCCCTCTCCGTGGAGGACTCGGCGGTACGGATCGCCCGTGTAATGGAGGAGCGGTATGGACACCATCCAGGACCTGACGGGCGCGCGGTGGCGTAA
- a CDS encoding ATP-binding protein has product MNHTTEYSTNTVDESYRMGFTVGEHSARHLRRILRMYLASWGLASLTHAAELALTELIANVVRHVPGRGCSVLILCRPGGLRVEVSDDCPALPRVAGPPGSELAEGGRGLLLIDAVTDRWGAEPNATGKTVWFECDG; this is encoded by the coding sequence ATGAATCACACAACTGAGTACTCAACCAACACAGTTGACGAGAGCTATCGCATGGGGTTCACCGTGGGTGAGCACTCCGCCCGTCACCTGCGGCGCATCCTGCGCATGTACCTCGCCAGTTGGGGTCTGGCCTCGCTGACCCATGCCGCCGAGCTGGCACTCACCGAGCTGATCGCCAACGTCGTGCGTCACGTCCCCGGCCGGGGATGCTCCGTGCTCATCCTGTGCCGACCCGGCGGTCTGCGGGTCGAGGTGTCGGACGACTGCCCCGCGCTCCCCCGGGTGGCGGGGCCACCCGGCTCCGAACTCGCCGAGGGCGGGCGGGGGCTGCTGCTGATCGACGCCGTCACCGATCGGTGGGGCGCCGAACCGAATGCCACCGGCAAGACGGTGTGGTTCGAGTGCGACGGGTGA
- a CDS encoding serine/threonine-protein kinase, with product MIEDRYELEELLGRGGFGEVWRARDARVGRRVAVKIGYPETVEAARRFEREASLAGNLAHPNIATIHDFGRTEHGGRDAVFLVMELLRGRSLAEVLDAGVPPLADALDWATRIADALGAAHDAGIVHRDIKPANVMVTESGMTKVLDFGIAKAQGGPGTELTATGMIIGSFPYMAPERWTGGANGVPVDGRCDLYALGCVLMELLTGSRPFPAREMHELLAQHLTTEPPAPGSLREGLPAALDPLVLDLLAKDPRQRPATAREVSLRLAEIARGAVADPAHTPAGAPTPVPAAPAAPAVAWPPPPAYSPTVHTAAGDPVRAMFGRRLNLLLEDAPTDLPERLGMLVADLTEELGAHDALTVRAAYHRAMAVRGQSATELERILPRMMRVLGLEHPDTIAARAAYVGEAAAHGPGDGRRHEDELREIIEQAARVLGADDPVTLTARYHLAGARRRGDGGPDGEWGSRTPEQARSEREWLGPLLPDLERRLPADSPVLLDVRRRLAHAAWLLGDYPTAARLYLWLYPDPEGLAERGHAEVAYRVARSIGEAGDPARALTLLKPLLHRLHLTAGNTHWLTREVTDVRADFRRMLWEDRRSDLGGGLSRLFGR from the coding sequence GTGATCGAAGACCGGTACGAGTTGGAGGAGTTGCTCGGACGGGGCGGATTCGGCGAGGTCTGGCGGGCGAGGGACGCCCGGGTGGGCCGCCGGGTGGCCGTGAAGATCGGATACCCGGAGACCGTCGAGGCCGCCCGCCGGTTCGAGCGGGAGGCGAGCCTCGCCGGGAACCTCGCGCACCCCAACATCGCCACCATCCACGACTTCGGCCGCACCGAACACGGCGGACGGGACGCGGTGTTCCTGGTGATGGAACTGCTCCGGGGCCGCAGCCTCGCCGAGGTCCTGGACGCCGGCGTACCGCCGCTCGCGGACGCGCTGGACTGGGCCACGCGGATCGCGGACGCGCTCGGGGCCGCGCACGACGCCGGGATCGTCCACCGGGACATCAAGCCGGCCAACGTCATGGTCACCGAGAGCGGGATGACGAAGGTCCTCGACTTCGGCATCGCCAAGGCCCAGGGCGGCCCCGGTACGGAGCTCACGGCCACCGGCATGATCATCGGATCCTTCCCCTACATGGCGCCGGAACGCTGGACCGGCGGCGCGAACGGGGTTCCCGTCGACGGGCGTTGCGACCTGTACGCCCTCGGCTGCGTGCTCATGGAGCTGCTCACCGGCAGTCGCCCCTTTCCCGCCCGTGAGATGCACGAGCTCCTCGCCCAGCACCTCACGACGGAGCCGCCCGCGCCCGGTTCGCTCCGCGAAGGGCTGCCGGCCGCGCTGGACCCCCTCGTGCTCGACCTGCTCGCGAAGGACCCCCGGCAGCGTCCGGCGACCGCGCGGGAGGTGAGCCTGCGCCTCGCGGAAATCGCCCGGGGCGCGGTGGCCGACCCCGCCCACACCCCCGCCGGCGCCCCCACCCCCGTACCGGCTGCTCCGGCGGCCCCGGCCGTCGCGTGGCCGCCCCCGCCCGCCTACTCCCCCACCGTGCACACCGCTGCCGGGGATCCGGTCCGGGCGATGTTCGGGCGGCGGCTGAACCTGCTGCTGGAGGACGCCCCGACCGACCTCCCCGAGCGGCTGGGCATGCTGGTCGCCGACCTGACGGAGGAGCTCGGCGCCCACGACGCCCTGACCGTGCGGGCCGCGTACCACCGGGCCATGGCCGTGCGGGGCCAGTCGGCCACGGAGTTGGAGCGCATCCTGCCCCGGATGATGCGGGTGCTCGGTCTGGAGCACCCCGACACCATCGCCGCGCGCGCCGCGTACGTCGGTGAGGCCGCGGCCCACGGGCCCGGCGACGGCCGCCGCCACGAGGACGAACTGCGCGAGATCATCGAACAGGCGGCCCGGGTCCTCGGCGCCGACGATCCCGTCACGCTGACCGCCCGCTACCACCTGGCCGGGGCCCGCCGCCGGGGTGACGGCGGCCCGGACGGGGAGTGGGGTTCGCGCACACCGGAGCAGGCGCGGAGCGAGCGCGAGTGGCTGGGCCCGCTGCTGCCCGACCTCGAACGCCGGCTGCCGGCCGACAGCCCCGTCCTGCTGGACGTACGGCGCCGCCTGGCGCACGCCGCCTGGCTGCTCGGCGACTACCCGACCGCCGCCCGGCTGTACCTGTGGCTGTACCCCGATCCCGAGGGCCTGGCGGAGCGCGGTCACGCGGAGGTGGCGTACCGGGTGGCCCGGAGCATCGGCGAAGCCGGTGATCCCGCCCGCGCGTTGACCCTCCTGAAGCCGTTGTTGCACCGGCTCCACCTCACCGCCGGCAACACCCACTGGCTGACCCGCGAGGTGACCGACGTCCGTGCGGACTTCCGGCGGATGCTGTGGGAGGACCGGCGCTCGGACCTCGGCGGTGGCCTGTCCCGGCTCTTCGGCCGCTGA
- a CDS encoding class I SAM-dependent methyltransferase — protein sequence MASPKPETLAAFEAAKGFMPVGEGLALHAAATRAAALGLPLLEVGTYCGRSTILLADAAREAGVSAITVDHHRGSEEQQPGWEYHDPTVVDPEIGLMDTLPTFRRTLHRAGLEDHVIAIVGRSPQVAAAWSGPLGLVFIDGGHTDEHASGDYEGWAPHLAVGGTLVIHDVFPDPADGGQAPYRIYLRALASGAFEEISVTDSLRVLRRTDQGI from the coding sequence ATGGCCAGCCCCAAGCCGGAGACCCTCGCCGCTTTCGAGGCGGCCAAGGGCTTCATGCCCGTGGGCGAGGGCCTCGCCCTCCACGCGGCGGCGACGCGGGCGGCGGCGCTCGGGCTGCCGCTCCTGGAGGTCGGCACGTACTGCGGGCGTTCCACGATCCTGCTCGCCGACGCCGCCCGCGAGGCGGGGGTGTCCGCGATCACCGTCGATCACCACCGGGGCAGCGAGGAGCAGCAGCCGGGCTGGGAGTACCACGACCCGACGGTGGTGGACCCGGAGATCGGCCTGATGGACACCTTGCCGACCTTCCGCCGCACCCTGCACCGGGCGGGTCTGGAGGACCACGTGATCGCGATCGTGGGCCGTTCCCCGCAGGTCGCCGCGGCCTGGAGCGGCCCGCTGGGCCTGGTCTTCATCGACGGCGGGCACACCGACGAGCACGCGAGCGGCGACTACGAGGGGTGGGCCCCGCACCTCGCCGTGGGCGGCACGCTGGTGATCCACGACGTGTTCCCGGACCCGGCCGACGGCGGCCAGGCCCCGTACCGGATCTACCTGCGCGCGCTGGCCTCCGGGGCCTTCGAGGAGATCTCGGTCACGGACTCCCTGCGGGTCCTGCGACGCACCGACCAGGGCATATAA